One genomic segment of Streptococcus salivarius includes these proteins:
- a CDS encoding NAD(P)/FAD-dependent oxidoreductase, giving the protein MSEEKIYDITIIGGGPVGLWAAFYAGLRGMTVNIIESLSELGGQPAILYPEKKIYDIPAFPQTTGAELTENLLTQLKRFEDRVSIHLKEEVQTFEKTDGIFTITTSKGQHLSKAIVIACGNGAFAPRPLGVDNEEDYADNNLFYNVHSLDQFAGKKVVIAGGGDSAVDWANHLDGIAESVTLIHRRDAFRAHEHSVELLHQSSVNVMTPYVPLEIKGESGLAKSLTVQKVKSDEVVELPLDALIVSFGFSTNNKNLRNWNVDFKRSSITVNAQFETSQEGIYAIGDAAEYEGKIDLIAVGMGEAPIAINQAIQYIDPDGKNRPVHSTSLIEE; this is encoded by the coding sequence ATGTCAGAAGAAAAGATTTATGATATTACCATTATCGGTGGTGGACCAGTAGGACTTTGGGCTGCCTTTTATGCTGGACTACGTGGCATGACTGTTAATATTATTGAGAGTCTGTCAGAACTTGGTGGACAGCCTGCCATTCTCTACCCTGAGAAGAAAATCTATGATATTCCTGCCTTTCCTCAAACAACAGGTGCGGAATTGACAGAAAACCTCTTGACTCAGCTTAAGCGTTTTGAAGACCGTGTCAGCATTCATTTGAAAGAGGAAGTTCAAACCTTTGAAAAGACCGATGGTATCTTCACAATTACTACTAGTAAGGGCCAACACTTGTCTAAGGCTATCGTCATTGCCTGTGGAAATGGTGCCTTCGCCCCACGTCCTTTAGGTGTGGATAATGAAGAAGATTATGCGGATAATAACTTGTTCTATAATGTGCATAGCCTGGATCAATTTGCTGGCAAGAAGGTTGTGATTGCTGGTGGTGGGGATTCAGCTGTTGACTGGGCCAATCACCTAGATGGGATTGCTGAGAGCGTGACTTTGATTCACCGACGTGATGCTTTTCGTGCCCATGAGCATAGTGTAGAGCTTCTTCATCAATCATCAGTTAATGTGATGACACCTTATGTACCCCTTGAAATCAAGGGTGAAAGTGGTCTTGCCAAAAGTTTGACTGTTCAAAAAGTGAAGTCAGATGAAGTTGTGGAATTGCCGCTTGATGCCCTTATTGTTAGCTTTGGCTTCTCAACCAACAATAAAAACCTTCGTAACTGGAATGTTGACTTTAAACGCTCTAGCATTACTGTCAATGCCCAGTTTGAAACTTCACAAGAAGGTATTTATGCTATTGGTGATGCAGCAGAATATGAAGGCAAGATTGACTTGATTGCTGTGGGAATGGGTGAAGCCCCTATCGCTATCAACCAAGCCATCCAATATATTGATCCAGATGGTAAGAATCGTCCGGTTCACTCAACATCGTTAATTGAAGAATAA
- the trmD gene encoding tRNA (guanosine(37)-N1)-methyltransferase TrmD → MKIDILTLFPDMFAPLEHSIVGKAKDKGLLEINYHNFRENAEKARHVDDEPYGGGQGMLLRAQPIFDTFDKLNVTKPRVILLDPAGRTFDQAYAEELAQEEELVFICGHYEGYDERIKTLVTDEISLGDFVLTGGELAAMTIVDATVRLIPEVLGKEASHKDDSFSSGLLEFPQYTRPAEFRGMKVPDVLLSGHHVNIRRWRMEQSLRKTWERRPDLLENYDFTDEERQILEEIKAEGK, encoded by the coding sequence ATGAAGATTGATATCTTGACCCTATTTCCAGATATGTTTGCTCCTTTAGAACATTCCATTGTTGGTAAGGCAAAGGATAAGGGGCTTCTAGAAATCAACTATCACAATTTCCGTGAAAATGCGGAGAAGGCTCGTCATGTAGATGACGAACCTTACGGTGGTGGACAAGGCATGTTGCTTCGTGCCCAGCCAATTTTTGATACCTTTGACAAGCTAAATGTCACTAAGCCTCGCGTTATTCTCCTAGATCCTGCGGGGCGTACCTTTGATCAGGCCTATGCAGAAGAATTGGCGCAAGAAGAGGAACTGGTCTTTATCTGTGGCCATTATGAGGGCTATGATGAGCGCATCAAAACTTTGGTGACAGACGAGATTTCCTTGGGAGACTTTGTCTTGACTGGGGGAGAGCTGGCTGCTATGACTATTGTAGATGCCACTGTCCGTTTGATTCCTGAGGTTTTAGGTAAGGAAGCTAGTCATAAGGATGATAGTTTCTCATCAGGGCTTTTGGAATTTCCACAGTACACTCGCCCAGCTGAGTTTCGTGGCATGAAGGTGCCAGATGTGCTCTTGTCAGGTCACCATGTCAATATTCGACGTTGGCGTATGGAGCAGAGTTTGCGTAAGACCTGGGAGCGTCGACCAGATCTTTTGGAAAACTATGATTTTACGGATGAAGAACGTCAGATTTTAGAAGAGATAAAAGCAGAAGGAAAATAA